In a single window of the Bactrocera dorsalis isolate Fly_Bdor chromosome 2, ASM2337382v1, whole genome shotgun sequence genome:
- the LOC105226790 gene encoding phosphatidate cytidylyltransferase, mitochondrial: MGVFKEILARFPRGGLSYVFAYGSGVKQQVGYEKISKQKNNVIDLIFCVRDPLGWHAENINRQESHYSMLHLLGPRFIMNYQEHLGARVYFNTLVPLPDIDVTIKYGVVSREHLLDDLLNWRYLYLAGRLQKPVRELVPTNGDDELNEALAKNLNSAFQVALLLLPEQFTAYQLFHTISSLSYKGDFRMLFGENKQKVRNIVLAQEKDFLDLYFPVMQNLTDYVAADFNAKEIGSDKTIVLFEQDKSLLARIHHLRNAPSELQRRIVQNSAFRGDYMKIVPHLAESHNLLELVQTSVNDIVWRSSITQSIKNIPSAGLFKSLIYSYRKALKTFS, encoded by the coding sequence ATGGGGGTGTTCAAGGAAATTTTGGCGCGATTTCCTCGTGGCGGCCTTTCGTATGTTTTCGCATATGGCAGCGGTGTCAAGCAGCAAGTTGGCTATGAAAAAATTTCCAAGCAAAAAAATAACGTTATTGACCTGATATTCTGTGTACGTGATCCTCTTGGTTGGCATGCAGAAAATATTAATCGACAAGAAAGTCACTACTCAATGCTGCACCTGTTGGGTCCCCGTTTTATCATGAACTACCAGGAGCACTTAGGAGCTCGTGTATACTTCAATACGTTAGTGCCTTTGCCCGACATTGACGTAACTATTAAATATGGCGTTGTCTCAAGAGAGCACCTACTGGATGATTTACTAAATTGGCGATATTTGTACCTTGCCGGGCGTCTTCAAAAGCCTGTAAGGGAATTGGTACCAACGAATGGTGACGACGAATTGAACGAAGCTTTGGCAAAAAACTTAAACAGCGCATTTCAAGTAGCATTACTATTACTACCAGAACAGTTTACTGCCTATCAACTATTCCACACAATTTCCAGTCTTAGTTATAAAGGTGATTTTCGAATGTTATTCGGTGAGAATAAGCAAAAGGTGCGCAATATTGTTCTGGCCCAAGAGAAAGATTTCTTGGATTTATATTTTCCAGTAATGCAAAATTTAACGGACTATGTTGCAGCTGATTTCAATGCTAAAGAAATAGGCTCTGATAAAACCATTGTGTTGTTTGAACAGGACAAATCGCTATTAGCTAGAATACATCACCTACGCAATGCACCCAGTGAATTACAACGGCGTATTGTGCAAAATTCAGCCTTTAGAGGGGATTATATGAAAATTGTGCCACACTTGGCAGAGTCTCACAATCTCCTCGAGCTGGTCCAAACTTCAGTAAATGACATAGTGTGGCGCAGCAGCATCACTCAGTCAATAAAGAACATCCCCAGCGCAGGTCTCTTTAAATCCCTTATATACAGCTATCGTAAGGCGCTTAAAACTTTTTCCTAG
- the LOC105226788 gene encoding 2-(3-amino-3-carboxypropyl)histidine synthase subunit 2 — MSTSAFYNSAEEVIEREVDLEKDEVTPPLEQVWNGTLLKICWGWIRQNGYKRVCLQFPDHYLPHSDEISDSLKALFTPNSGSMDTKLFILADTSYGSCCVDEIAAGHVEADSLIHFGNACRSRVSRLPVLYMYPQYPFNLKDFTVKLSSIAETVNGKVLFIYLDIGYHHLLDKRVNEADEDSLSYKLKEILPCKEVFIEAYPPAEDAVEQKHPSDPICLFVGSENARFSNLSITTQASQWFIYEPNKNSLFEKNPLTAQYIRRRYHYIEKCKDAQTLGLIVATLTAEGYLKIVSRLQEMAKSRGIKTQIISVGRINPAKLANFLEIDCFVLIGCPFNNMYNSKEYYKPIVSVFEAEMALNPAWHMKYPEAYVTDFKKLLPEGEKFLAFDPTIQQEQDVSLISGRVRGITEDTAEEGAAALSEQQQSLSGIGKMEVMTTNNGLTFEDRTWKGLNPALGNTEPAKIEKGLSGIPTNYTHD, encoded by the exons atgaGCACATCGGCCTTTTATAACTCTGCGGAGGAAGTAATTGAAAGGGAAGTTGACCTGGAGAAAGACGAAGTCACACCTCCGCTTGAACAAGTTTGGAATGGCACGCTACTAAAAATTTGTTGGGGATGGATTCGACAAAATGGATACAAGCGG GTCTGTCTTCAATTCCCTGACCATTACTTGCCGCATAGCGACGAGATAAGTGATAGTCTTAAAGCTTTGTTCACTCCCAACAGTGGGTCGATGGATACAAAACTTTTTATCTTAGCCGATACCTCCTATGGCAGCTGTTGCGTAGATGAG ATAGCTGCGGGCCATGTTGAGGCAGATAGCCTGATTCATTTTGGCAACGCTTGTCGTAGTAGAGTATCTCGTCTTCCGGTGTTGTATATGTATCCACAAtatccttttaatttaaaagattttacGGTTAAGCTGTCTTCAATAGCTGAGACTGTCAATGGAAAAGTCTTATTTATATACCTTGATATAGGTTATCATCATTTGTTGGACAAACGTGTTAACGAAGCAGATGAAGATTCATTAAgct ataaattAAAGGAAATACTGCCATGTAAAGAAGTATTCATTGAGGCATATCCCCCCGCAGAGGACGCAGTAGAACAAAAACATCCAAGTGATCCCATCTGCCTTTTCGTCGGTTCAGAAAACGCAAGATTTTCTAACCTATCCATCACAACCCAAG cTTCACAATGGTTTATCTACgaaccaaataaaaatagtttgttCGAAAAAAATCCGTTAACTGCCCAATACATCCGCCGACGATACCACTACATAGAGAAATGTAAAGATGCTCAAACTCTTGGTCTAATTGTGGCCACCCTTACAGCGGAAGGTTATCTAAAAATTGTTTCTAGGCTACAGGAAATGGCTAAATCTCGTGGAATAAAGACTCAGATTATTTCAGTGGGGCGGATTAATCCCGCTAAATTAGCGAACTTTTTAGAAATAGATTGTTTCGTGCTAATTGGATGTCCCTTcaataatatgtataattcCAAAGAATACTACAAACCCATTGTTTCAGTATTCGAAGCTGAAATGGCACTCAATCCAGCATGGCATATGAAATATCCCGAGGCATACGTAACCGATTTTAAAAAGTTGCTACCGGAAGGAGAAAAGTTTTTGGCTTTTGATCCTACAATACAACAGGAACAAGACGTCAGCCTAATTagtggtcgggttcgaggcatTACCGAAGATACTGCAGAAGAGGGAGCAGCAGCACTAAGTGAGCAGCAGCAGTCGCTTTCTGGGATAGGAAAAATGGAGGTGATGACCACCAATAATGGTCTCACCTTTGAAGACCGTACTTGGAAAGGTCTTAATCCAGCATTAGGAAACACAGAGCCAGCCAAGATAGAAAAAGGTCTTAGTGGCATTCCAACCAATTATACGCATGACTAG
- the LOC105226789 gene encoding mitochondrial-processing peptidase subunit beta — translation MALRVLSVSQNLRQLSKGAELLKRYKATASLKKTLVNIPATQVTRLDNGLRVASEDSGAATATVGLWIDAGSRSETEKNNGVAHFLEHMAFKGTAKRSQTDLELEVENLGAHLNAYTSREQTVFYAKCLSKDVPKAVEILADIIQNSKLGEAEIERERSVILREMQEVESNLQEVVFDHLHATAYQGTPLGQTILGPTKNIKCIGKQDLCDYISTHYKASRIVLAGAGGVKHDDLVKLAQENLRGLENTYDGKPPVVTPCRFTGSEVRVRDDSLPLAHVAIAVEGCGWTDQDNIPLMVANTLIGAWDRSQGGGVNNASNLARASAEDNLCHSFQSFNTCYKDTGLWGIYFVCDPLQCEDMLFNVQTEWMRLCTMVTEAEVERAKNLLKTNMLLQLDGTTPICEDIGRQMLCYNRRIPLHELEQRIDAVNVSNVRDVAMKYIYDRCPAVAAVGPVENLPEYNRIRSSMYWLRV, via the exons ATGGCGTTGCGAGTGCTCTCTGTTTCACAAAATTTACGCCAGCTTTCTAAAGGAGCTGAGCTTTTAAAA CGCTACAAGGCAACAGCAAGCCTAAAGAAAACCCTCGTGAATATTCCAGCCACCCAGGTGACTCGTTTGGATAACGGTCTACGTGTTGCTAGCGAAGATTCCGGAGCGGCGACTGCTACTGTTGGTCTGTGGATTGATGCTGGTTCTCGTTCTGAAACTGAAAAGAATAATGGAGTTGCCCACTTCTTGGAACATATGgcttttaaa ggTACTGCTAAACGTTCCCAAACCGATTTGGAATTGGAAGTTGAAAATTTGGGAGCTCATTTGAATGCCTATACATCCCGCGAGCAAACTGTGTTTTACGCTAAGTGTTTATCGAAGGATGTGCCAAAAGCAGTCGAAATTTTGGCTGACATCATCCAAAACTCAAAATTAGGCGAAGCCGAAATCGAACGCGAACGATCTGTTATTCTACGTGAAATGCAAGAAGTTGAAAGCAACTTGCAAGAAGTGGTGTTCGATCATTTGCATGCCACCGCATATCAAGGAACCCCATTGGGACAGACCATTCTTGGACCCACTAAGAATATTAA GTGTATTGGAAAACAAGACCTTTGCGACTACATTTCAACTCATTACAAAGCTTCTCGTATTGTGCTCGCTGGTGCCGGCGGTGTTAAGCATGATGATTTAGTTAAATTGGCTCAAGAAAATCTGCGAGGTTTGGAAAATACATATGATGGCAAACCACCAGTTGTCACTCCTTGCCGCTTCACCGGCTCAGAAGTCCGTGTTCGTGATGATTCATTGCCCCTCGCCCATGTTGCCATTGCTGTGGAAGGTTGTGGCTGGACAGATCAAGATAACATCCCCTTGATGGTAGCTAACACTTTGATTGGAGCTTGGGATCGTTCTCAAGGTGGTGGCGTCAATAACGCTTCGAACTTGGCACGTGCTAGTGCTGAGGACA atttatgtCACAGTTTCCAATCATTTAACACCTGCTACAAGGACACCGGATTGTGGGGAATCTATTTCGTTTGTGACCCATTGCAGTGCGAG GATATGTTATTTAATGTCCAAACTGAATGGATGCGTCTCTGCACCATGGTTACTGAGGCCGAAGTCGAACGCGCCAAGAATTTGTTGAAAACCAATATGCTGCTCCAACTTGATGGCACCACTCCTATCTGTGAAGATATTGGTCGCCAAATGCTCTGCTACAATCGCCGCATTCCTTTGCACGAACTAGAGCAACGCATTGACGCCGTAAATGTCAGCAATGTACGTGATGTcgctatgaaatatatttatgacaGATGCCCCGCAGTAGCTGCCGTCGGCCCCGTCGAGAACCTGCCTGAATATAACAGAATTCGCTCATCGATGTATTGGTTGAGGGTCTAA
- the LOC105226792 gene encoding cyclin-C: MAGNFWQSSHSQQWILDRQDLIRERQYDLQVLSEDEYQKIFIFFANVIQVLGEQLKLRQQVIATATVYFKRFYARNSLKNIDPLLLAPTCILLASKVEEFGVISNSRLITICQSVIKSKFSYAYTQEFPYRTNHVLECEFYLLENLDCCLIVYQPYRPLLQLVQDMGQEEQLLTLSWRIVNDSLRTDVCLLYPPYQIAIACLQIACVILQKDSMKTWFAELNVDLEKVQEIVRAIVNLYELWKDWKEKDEIQMLLSKIPKPKPAPQR, from the exons ATGGCTGGAAATTTCTGGCAAAGTTCTCACTCGCAACAGTGGATACTTGATCGGCAGGACCTGATACGCGAAAGACAATATGATCTACAAGTGCTCAGTGAGGATGAGTATCagaagatttttattttctttgcgaATGTCATACAAGTACTGGGTGAACAACTGAAACTTCGGCAACAGGTCATTGCTACTGCGACTGTTTACTTCAAACGGTTCTACGCCAGAAACTCTCTAAAAAACATAGATCCATTATTATTAGCACCTACCTGCATACTGCTGGCTTCTAAGGTGGAAGAATTCGGTGTAATTTCAAATTCAAGATTAATCACCATTTGTCAGTCGGTGATTAAATCAAAATTCAGCTACGCCTATACACAAGAGTTCCCCTATCGCACAAATCATGTTTTAGAGTGCGAATTCTACTTGCTTGAAAACTTGGATTGCTGTTTAATTGTCTATCAACCTTACCGACCTCTACTTCAATTGGTGCAGGATATGGGACAAGAGGAACAGTTGCTAACTCTAAGCTGGCGCATAGTTAACGATTCTTTGCGGACAGATGTATGCTTGCTATATCCTCCTTACCAG ATTGCAATCGCGTGCTTGCAAATTGCCTGCGTTATCCTGCAAAAAGATTCCATGAAAACTTGGTTTGCCGAACTGAACGTTGATTTGGAAAAAGTTCAAGAAATAGTACGAGCAATTGTAAATCTTTATGAACTTTGGAAGGATTGGAAAGAAAAAGATGAAATACAAATGCTATTGAGTAAAATTCCAAAGCCAAAACCAGCGCCCCAACGctaa
- the LOC105226787 gene encoding dynein light chain Tctex-type, with the protein MDEARDESQFIVDDVSKIIKDAIENTIGGNAYQHDKVNNWTGQVVENCLSVLTKEQKPYKYIVTSMIMQKNGAGLHTASSCYWNNDTDGSCTVRWENKTMYCIVSVFGLAV; encoded by the coding sequence ATGGATGAAGCGCGTGATGAAAGCCAGTTTATTGTGGACGACGTAAGCAAAATAATTAAGGATGCTATTGAGAACACGATCGGCGGCAACGCCTACCAACATGATAAAGTAAACAACTGGACGGGACAAGTTGTGGAGAACTGTCTTAGCGTGCTTACCAAGGAGCAGAAACCATACAAATACATTGTCACATCAATGATAATGCAAAAGAATGGCGCCGGTCTGCATACAGCCAGTTCATGCTATTGGAATAATGACACAGATGGCAGCTGCACTGTGCGTTGGGAAAATAAAActatgtattgtattgtatcgGTATTTGGCCTGGCTGTTTAA
- the LOC105226793 gene encoding 26S proteasome non-ATPase regulatory subunit 1, whose amino-acid sequence MTLTSAAGIISLLDEPMPDLKVFALKKLDSIVDEFWPEISESIEKIEMLHEDRSFPENKLAGMVASKVFYHLGSFEDALTYALGAGDLFDVNARNEYTETIIAKCIDFYIAQRIAFIEDPKEAKPVDTRLEAIVNRMIQRCLDDGQYRQALGIALETRRMDIFEQSIMKSDDVAGMLAYAYNVTMSLIQNRGFRNEVLRCLVGLYRDLGVPDYVNMCQCLIFLEDPLAVAEVLDKLTRSSVEGNNLMAYQIAFDLYESATQEFLGKVLQALKETAPIPTALPSTFKPQGTNSTNTEDSTKTASDDKPKSEDSAGDAEGDAKIERTIESLNDSEKAHQKNIEKLISILSGEVTIDLQLQFLIRSNHADLQILRGTKEAVRVSICHTATVIANAFMHAGTTSDQFLRDNLDWLARATNWAKLTATASLGVIHRGHEKDSLGLMQSYLPKETGPSSGYSEGGGLYALGLIHANHGANIIDYLLQQLKDAQNENVRHGGCLGLGLAAMGTHRQDLYEQLKFNLYQDDAVTGEAAGIAMGMVMLGSKNAQAIEDMVSYAQETQHEKILRGLAVGISLTMFARLEEADPLVTSLSTDKDPVLRRSGMYTIAMAYNGTGSNKAIRRLLHVAVSDVNDDVRRAAVTAIGFILFRTPEQCPSVVSLLAESYNPHVRYGAAMALGIACAGTGLREAIGLLEPMVKFDPVNFVRQGALIASAMILIQHTDQTCPKNSFFRQLYAEVISNKHEDVMAKFGAILAQGIIDGGGRNATLSLQSRTGHTNLQAVVGMLVFTQYWYWFPLAHSLSLAFTPTCVIGLNSDLKMPKMEFKSAAKPSLYAYPAPLEEKKSEEREKVATAVLSIAARQRRREIADKKEEDSKMEIDEDSKDSKKDDKKMDVDEKVEKKDDKKKKEEKEKKKEEEKDKDVGDKKKDEKEKKEKKEPEPNFEILQNPARVVRQQLKVVSVAESQSYIPLKDVTIGGIIVLQHTGKSAEQELVEPVAAYGPKNDDAKEPEPPEPFEYIED is encoded by the exons ATGACGCTAACATCCGCCGCTGGTATCATCTCGCTATTGGATGAGCCAATGCCTGATTTGAAGGTATTTGCCCTGAAGAAGCTTGATAGCATTGTAGACGAATTTTGGCCAGAGATTTCGGAATctatagaaaaaattgaaatgctcCATGAAGATCGTTCGTTTCCTGAAAACAAATTAGCAGGCATGGTAGCTTCTAAGGTATTCTATCATTTGGGATCTTTCGAAGACGCATTAACTTACGCCTTAGGCGCTGGAGACTTGTTCGACGTAAATGCTCGCAATGAATACACCGAAACTATAATTGCCAAATGTATAGATTTTTACATTGCGCAAAGAATAGCATTCATTGAAGATCCTAAAGAAGCTAAACCCGTTGACACACGCCTAGAAGCCATTGTCAACCGTATGATCCAACGGTGCTTAGATGACGGTCAATATCGTCAAGCTTTGGGTATTGCATTGGAAACGCGTCGTATGGATATTTTTGAACAATCCATTATGAAGTCGGATGATGTTGCTGGCATGTTAGCTTATGCATACAATGTCACTATGTCTTTGATTCAAAATCGTGGATTCCGCAATGAAGTACTGCGTTGTTTAGTAGGCTTGTATCGTGATTTGGGTGTACCagattatgtaaatatgtgtcaGTGCTTGATATTTTTGGAAGATCCTCTGGCTGTCGCTGAAGTACTAGACAAACTAACTCGCTCCTCGGTGGAAGGAAATAATTTAATGGCATATCAAATTGCCTTCGACTTATACGAATCTGCAACACAAGAATTTTTAGGAAAAGTTCTGCAAGCACTTAAAGAAACAGCACCAATCCCAACGGCTTTGCCGTCCACATTTAAGCCACAGGGCACAAATTCTACAAACACTGAAGATTCAACGAAAACAGCCAGTGATGATAAACCTAAATCGGAAGATTCCGCTGGTGATGCAGAAG GTGATGCAAAAATCGAGAGGACTATTGAGTCTTTAAATGACTCTGAAAAGGCTCATCAGAAAAATATCGAGAAACTTATTTCCATTTTATCCGGAGAAGTAACTATTGATCTGCAACTTCAATTTTTGATTCGCAGCAATCACGCCGATTTGCAAATTTTGCGTGGCACAAAGGAAGCTGTGCGTGTCTCTATTTGTCACACTGCTACCGTTATCGCCAATGCCTTCATGCATGCTGGTACAACATCGGATCAATTTTTGCGTGACAACTTAGATTGGTTGGCAAGAGCAACTAATTGGGCAAAGTTGACAGCCACAGCTTCTCTAGGAGTCATCCACCGCGGTCACGAAAAGGATTCTTTAGGCCTTATGCAGAGTTACTTGCCAAAAGAGACTGGTCCCAGCTCTGGATATTCCGAGGGAGGTGGCTTATATGCTTTAGGCCTGATCCACGCCAATCATGGTGCAAACATCATCGACTACCTTTTGCAACAATTAAAAGATGCTCAGAATGAGAATGTTCGTCATGGTGGTTGCTTGGGGTTAGGTCTTGCAGCTATGGGCACCCATCGCCAAGATTTGTACGAgcaactgaaatttaatttgtatcaAGACGATGCCGTTACTGGTGAGGCCGCAGGTATTGCCATGGGTATGGTAATGTTGGGCTCTAAGAACGCCCAAGCTATTGAAGATATGGTTTCGTATGCTCAAGAAACTCAACACGAGAAGATTCTCCGTGGGTTGGCAGTTGGTATCTCATTGACTATGTTTGCTCGCTTAGAGGAGGCAGATCCCTTGGTTACCAGTTTATCCACTGACAAAGATCCTGTATTGCGTCGTTCCGGCATGTACACCATTGCGATGGCATATAACGGTACCGGCAGCAATAAAGCTATCCGACGACTATTGCATGTTGCCGTTTCTGATGTGAACGATGATGTCCGTCGTGCTGCGGTAACCGCTATCGGTTTTATTCTTTTCCGCACGCCAGAGCAATGTCCATCCGTTGTAAGTTTGCTCGCTGAATCATACAACCCACATGTCCGCTACGGTGCTGCTATGGCTTTGGGTATTGCTTGTGCAGGCACAGGATTACGTGAGGCAATCGGTCTGCTGGAACCTATGGTTAAATTCGATCCCGTTAACTTTGTTCGTCAAGGTGCCCTTATTGCTTCTGCTATGATTCTAATACAACATACCGACCAGACTTGTCCCAAGAATAGTTTCTTCCGTCAACTTTATGCCGAGGTGATCAGCAATAAGCACGAAGATGTTATGGCCAAGTTCGGTGCTATTTTAGCACAAG GAATAATTGATGGAGGCGGTCGCAATGCTACACTGTCTTTGCAATCTCGCACTGGACATACCAATTTGCAAGCAGTGGTTGGAATGCTTGTTTTCACTCAATACTGGTACTGGTTCCCGTTGGCCCATTCTTTGTCGTTGGCCTTTACTCCTACATGCGTTATTGGTTTGAACTCGGACCTGAAAATGCCTAAAATGGAGTTCAAATCCGCCGCAAAACCATCTCTGTATGCCTATCCGGCACCCTTGGAAGAGAAAAAATCGGAGGAGCGAGAAAAAGTGGCCACTGCCGTGCTCTCGATAGCTGCCCGTCAAAGGCGTCGTGAAATTGCTGATAAGAAGGAGGAAGATAGCAAGATGGAGATCGACGAGGACAGCAAGGATTCAAAGAAAGACGATAAGAAAATGGATGTTGATGAGAAGGTAGAGAAAAAAGATgataagaagaaaaaagaagagaagGAAAAGAAAAAGGAGGAAGAAAAGGATAAGGATGTTGGTGATAAAAAGAAAGACGAAAAAGAGAAGAAGGAAAAGAAAGAACCTGAACCGAACTTTGAGATACTGCAAAATCCAGCTCGTGTTGTTCGTCAGCAATTAAAAGTTGTAAGTGTTGCCGAATCACAATCCTATATACCCCTCAAAGATGTTACCATTGGCGGTATTATTGTACTGCAACACACCGGCAAATCAGCAGAGCAAGAACTGGTTGAACCAGTAGCTGCCTATGGACCGAAGAACGACGATGCCAAGGAACCAGAGCCACCAGAGCCATTCGAATATATAGAGGACTAA
- the LOC105226794 gene encoding UDP-N-acetylglucosamine transferase subunit ALG13 homolog, whose protein sequence is MQWKIIYVTVGTTRFDELIKAVTSAQVLNVLQKRGCQNLVIQYGHGSPVKNSRNILHDYGITIEQYDFKLEVPRTDILNADLIIGHAGAGTCMDILNHGRAGIIVINDKLMDNHQSELAQQLSDEGYLYYSNIEGLAKAMELANLEELKPYEKSNNMKSFVRYLNEMLAT, encoded by the coding sequence ATGcaatggaaaataatttatgtcaCAGTGGGCACTACTAGATTCGATGAACTTATAAAGGCAGTGACATCTGCTCAAGTTTTGAACGTTCTACAGAAACGAGGATGTCAAAACTTGGTCATCCAATACGGTCACGGTAGCCCAGTAAAGAATTCCAGAAATATTCTTCATGATTATGGTATTACCATAGAACAATATGATTTCAAGCTGGAAGTGCCCAGGACTGATATTTTGAATGCAGACCTCATAATTGGTCACGCTGGAGCAGGAACTTGCATGGATATACTAAATCACGGTCGGGCGGGGATTATTGTTATTAACGATAAGTTAATGGACAACCACCAAAGTGAACTCGCGCAACAATTGAGTGATGAGGGATACCTATATTATTCCAACATAGAAGGACTTGCTAAAGCAATGGAATTAGCTAATTTAGAAGAACTAAAACCATACGAAAAGAGCAATAATATGAAAAGCTTTGTAAGATATTTGAACGAGATGCTGGCAACATAG
- the LOC105226791 gene encoding GPALPP motifs-containing protein 1: MSSDSDSSASSEEHYKQKKNKKLKKKSEKKKHKKKERKEKRHKDKKHYHKEKLRVEPNLPISGFDKKNETLDGSEDAFGPALPPHLLKGDTKTDKALIGPTLPSEFSNFIESVQSKSSEMSERDNAAASVSDGEVDDMNFSYGPVPVSNDSEGIAKMSSTQMELEQRALELKLAAIEGTGNTTDVKVREEWMLELPEVGLKGGLAALSNMKRTFHQGKERPDFSDRSSWTKTPHDETKPSTSTSKTKTTAEALKRSAEDAYEKQRDEEQARIAKKHKKQHKRDESLVEIHQKKLRKEQKKREKELASAGVKPERRPFSRDVDLKLNKIDKNQTKQIVDKAKILNTKFASGKTKFL, encoded by the exons ATGTCCAGCGACTCAGATTCATCTGCATCATCAGAGGAACATTATAAAcagaagaaaaataagaaactcAAAAAGAAGTCGGAGAAAAAGAAGCACAagaaaaaggaaaggaaagagAAGAGACACAAGGACAAGAAGCATTACCACAAGGAAAAACTCCGAGTTGAACCCAATTTACCGATTTCgggttttgataaaaaaaatgagacaCTTGATGGCAGTGAAGATGCATTCGGCCCGGCCTTACCTCCTCATCTACTTAAAGGAGATACAAAAACTGACAAAGCATTAATAGGCCCCACATTGCCAagtgaattttcaaatttcattgagaGCGTACAAAGCAAGTCTTCCGAAATGTCTGAGCGGGATAACGCGGCTGCTTCAGTTAGTGATGGCGAAGTGGATGACATGAATTTCTCATATGGTCCTGTGCCTGTAAGCAACGACTCTGAAGGGATAGCAAAAATGAGTTCAACACAAATGGAATTGGAGCAACGCGCATTGGAACTCAAATTGGCAGCCATTGAAGGAACCGGTAATACTACGGACGTAAAAGTACGTGAGGAATGGATGTTGGAATTGCCAGAAGTTGGGCTAAAGGGTGGTTTAGCAGCACTTTCGAACATGAAGCGAACATTTCATCAGGGGAAAGAAAGACCGGACTTTAGCGATCG TTCCTCTTGGACAAAAACTCCTCATGATGAAACCAAGCCTTCTACGAGCACATCAAAGACCAAAACGACGGCTGAGGCATTGAAACGAAGTGCTGAAGACGCTTACGAGAAGCAACGTGATGAAGAGCAGGCACGCATTGCAAAGAAGCATAAAAAGCAACACAAGCGAGATGAGTCGTTAGTAGAAATACACCAAAAGAAATTACGAAAGGAGCAAAAGAAAAGA GAAAAGGAACTGGCTAGTGCAGGAGTTAAGCCCGAGCGACGACCTTTTAGTCGGGATGTAGatttgaaattaaacaaaatcgaTAAAAACCAAACCAAACAGATCGTCGATAAAGCAAAAATACTTAATACCAAGTTCGCAAGTGGGAAAACAAAGTTTCTTTGA